Proteins co-encoded in one Stenotrophomonas maltophilia genomic window:
- a CDS encoding bifunctional transcriptional activator/DNA repair enzyme AdaA, whose protein sequence is MDSTASSPLDARIERVCRHLQASPEEPSLQELADLAGCSPTRLHRLFKQATGLTPKQYAAALRADRLRTGLQQTERITDAFHDAGFGSSGRFYENAPRLLGMTPRQWRAGGRGEVIHFALAESSLGSVLVASSGTGVVAILLGDDPETLLQSLQQRFRQAELIGADSGYEQLVAQVVGLVEDPSRGATLPLDIRGTAFQQRVWQALQQIPRGQTASYADIAARIGAPRSSRAVARACASNPLAVAVPCHRVVRRDGDLSGYAWGVARKRELLRREKAPTA, encoded by the coding sequence ATGGACAGCACTGCCTCTTCCCCCCTTGATGCCCGCATCGAACGCGTCTGCCGCCACCTGCAGGCCAGTCCTGAAGAACCCTCGCTGCAGGAACTGGCCGACCTCGCCGGCTGCAGCCCGACGCGGCTGCATCGCCTGTTCAAGCAGGCCACCGGGCTGACCCCGAAGCAGTACGCAGCCGCCCTGCGTGCCGACCGCCTGCGCACGGGTCTGCAGCAGACAGAACGCATCACCGACGCCTTCCACGATGCCGGTTTCGGTTCCAGCGGGCGCTTCTACGAAAATGCGCCGCGCCTGCTGGGCATGACTCCCAGGCAGTGGCGGGCGGGCGGCCGCGGTGAAGTCATCCATTTCGCGCTGGCCGAGAGTTCGCTGGGCAGTGTGCTGGTGGCCAGCAGCGGAACCGGGGTAGTGGCGATCCTGCTCGGCGACGATCCTGAAACGTTGCTGCAGTCGCTGCAACAACGCTTTCGCCAGGCCGAACTGATCGGTGCCGACAGCGGCTATGAGCAGCTCGTGGCACAGGTGGTGGGCCTGGTCGAAGATCCATCGCGGGGCGCCACCCTGCCGCTGGACATTCGTGGCACTGCCTTCCAGCAGCGCGTGTGGCAGGCACTGCAGCAGATTCCGCGCGGACAGACCGCCTCGTATGCCGACATCGCCGCACGCATCGGCGCGCCCCGTTCAAGCCGCGCGGTGGCACGCGCGTGTGCGAGCAATCCGCTGGCGGTGGCGGTGCCGTGCCACCGCGTGGTGCGCCGCGACGGCGACCTGTCCGGCTACGCCTGGGGCGTGGCCCGCAAGCGTGAACTGCTGCGCCGGGAAAAAGCCCCGACTGCCTGA